In Actinomyces weissii, a genomic segment contains:
- a CDS encoding PrgI family protein, whose amino-acid sequence MALEIKVYREITAYQSKPMLGMTWRQMGCVAVGLPVVGGIYALCLWAGQSELGSWLAALLTMPFIAFGWVRPKGLSFETYLRYIWRYKWEPQRRLYKSESLTVPQIDSERYVDAVRSQKVPKRAVVRRLELEH is encoded by the coding sequence GTGGCGCTTGAGATCAAGGTCTATCGAGAGATTACGGCCTACCAGTCCAAGCCAATGCTAGGTATGACCTGGCGCCAGATGGGATGTGTTGCGGTAGGTCTTCCCGTAGTTGGCGGGATATACGCACTGTGCCTGTGGGCGGGGCAATCAGAGCTCGGCTCGTGGCTTGCTGCCCTGCTGACAATGCCGTTCATTGCGTTCGGCTGGGTGCGCCCAAAAGGCCTGAGCTTTGAAACATACTTGCGCTACATATGGCGCTACAAGTGGGAGCCCCAGCGTCGGCTCTATAAGAGTGAGTCCTTGACCGTCCCGCAGATCGACTCTGAAAGGTATGTAGATGCTGTCCGTTCTCAAAAGGTCCCGAAACGAGCAGTCGTCCGACGCCTCGAGCTCGAGCACTGA
- a CDS encoding MFS transporter, with translation MHEPSSASATHPSPPAGSTGTPHWKRNTAWFLTGQLLSLFGSSLVQFAIMWHLTLETKSANVVTLYALFAFLPQAVISLFGGTLADRINRKLLIIVPDAAIALSTLVLALLMARGSYSLWIIFLVVLIRSVGAGFQQPAVSALIPSMVPEEHLLRVNGINTTCQSLIGIASPVAGGIIYGLGGVQPTLFVDVVTAAVGIGILLLLRVRATPPHREQSAFLAELVDGLRYTASHRFFLWLIGLQAVVILLIVGPNFLVPLLVTQKFGEGVWALTGIEISFQVGMICGGVAVSTVLAKKADMRMLMVSSASFGVFALGITASPNVWVIFLMNFLCGLFVPLFATPAMTEVQKRVNEEYMGRLMSQFTLSFTLGMPLGVAVFGPLSTVVGVGGVITVTGVATIVFVLWAFLVSPTGRAELQRDREEAAAALASQETP, from the coding sequence GTGCATGAACCTAGCTCCGCGTCAGCCACTCACCCGTCCCCGCCTGCGGGCAGCACCGGCACGCCGCACTGGAAGCGGAACACCGCCTGGTTCCTGACCGGGCAGCTGCTGTCCCTGTTCGGCTCCTCCCTGGTGCAGTTCGCCATCATGTGGCACCTGACCCTGGAGACCAAGTCCGCCAACGTCGTCACCCTGTACGCCCTGTTCGCCTTCCTGCCGCAGGCGGTTATCAGCCTGTTCGGCGGCACCCTGGCCGACCGGATCAACCGCAAGCTGCTGATAATCGTGCCCGACGCGGCTATCGCCCTGTCCACCCTGGTGCTGGCGCTGCTGATGGCTCGCGGGAGCTACAGCCTGTGGATCATCTTCCTGGTGGTACTCATCCGCTCGGTGGGCGCCGGGTTCCAGCAGCCTGCGGTCTCCGCCCTGATCCCCAGCATGGTGCCTGAGGAGCACCTGCTGCGGGTCAACGGCATCAACACCACCTGCCAGAGCCTGATCGGTATCGCCTCACCTGTGGCTGGCGGCATCATCTACGGGCTGGGGGGCGTGCAGCCCACCCTGTTCGTCGACGTCGTCACCGCCGCCGTCGGGATCGGTATCCTGCTGCTGCTGCGCGTGCGCGCCACACCGCCGCACCGGGAGCAGTCAGCCTTCCTGGCCGAGCTGGTGGACGGTCTGCGCTACACCGCCAGCCACCGTTTCTTCCTGTGGCTGATCGGGCTGCAGGCCGTAGTGATCCTGCTGATAGTCGGCCCGAACTTCCTGGTGCCGCTGCTGGTGACGCAGAAGTTCGGCGAGGGCGTTTGGGCACTGACCGGTATCGAGATCAGCTTCCAGGTAGGCATGATCTGCGGCGGGGTGGCCGTGTCCACCGTCCTGGCCAAGAAGGCGGATATGCGGATGCTGATGGTCTCCTCAGCCTCCTTCGGGGTGTTCGCGCTCGGTATCACGGCCTCCCCCAACGTGTGGGTGATCTTCCTGATGAACTTCCTGTGCGGCCTGTTCGTGCCCCTGTTCGCCACCCCCGCCATGACCGAGGTGCAGAAGCGCGTGAACGAGGAGTACATGGGGCGGCTCATGTCCCAGTTCACGCTGTCCTTCACGCTCGGAATGCCCCTGGGGGTGGCGGTCTTTGGACCCTTGTCCACGGTTGTGGGCGTTGGTGGGGTGATTACCGTTACCGGGGTCGCCACCATCGTCTTCGTCCTGTGGGCCTTCCTGGTCTCCCCCACCGGAAGGGCCGAGCTGCAGCGGGACCGCGAGGAGGCCGCAGCAGCCCTGGCGAGCCAGGAGACGCCGTAG
- a CDS encoding response regulator: MEAIAPGQPVALVVDDEPQMRYIVTFALETQSFTCLSAGTAEEAWELLRSRQIDLVVLDVMLPDLGGVELCRRVRATSDVPIILLTALGDEEDRIAGLEAGADDYVTKPFSPRELALRASAVLRRSGTTAGDVVVNGPLRVVPSTGEVTWQGVAVPLPDTEVRLLAVLARHAGTVLEWPDLLNAVWETAERAGGKEMVRATVYRLRRHLERREVSGELVLAIRGRGYTMPVL; encoded by the coding sequence ATGGAGGCGATCGCGCCGGGTCAGCCGGTGGCGCTCGTGGTCGACGACGAGCCCCAGATGCGCTACATCGTCACCTTCGCCTTGGAGACGCAGTCCTTTACCTGCTTGAGCGCCGGGACCGCGGAGGAGGCTTGGGAGCTGCTCCGCTCCCGGCAGATCGACCTGGTGGTGCTGGACGTGATGCTGCCGGACCTGGGGGGTGTGGAGCTGTGCCGCCGCGTCCGGGCCACCTCGGACGTGCCGATCATCCTGCTCACGGCCTTGGGGGACGAGGAGGACCGCATCGCCGGCCTGGAGGCTGGGGCGGACGACTACGTGACCAAGCCCTTCTCTCCGCGTGAGCTGGCGCTGCGGGCCAGCGCGGTGCTGCGTCGTTCTGGCACGACGGCGGGCGACGTCGTCGTGAACGGGCCGCTGCGGGTGGTGCCCTCGACCGGGGAGGTGACCTGGCAGGGGGTGGCGGTGCCCCTGCCGGACACGGAGGTGCGGCTGCTGGCGGTGCTGGCCCGGCACGCGGGCACGGTGCTGGAGTGGCCGGACCTGCTGAACGCCGTGTGGGAGACGGCGGAGCGGGCCGGGGGCAAGGAGATGGTGCGCGCCACGGTGTACCGGCTGCGCCGTCACCTGGAGCGGCGGGAGGTGTCGGGGGAGCTGGTGCTGGCGATCCGGGGCCGTGGCTACACCATGCCGGTGCTGTGA
- a CDS encoding VirB4-like conjugal transfer ATPase, CD1110 family: MPKRKRNTAQAALQYQALTDTGICVLGGGRYSVTLKLADIDYQLATESEQHALVEQYAQLVNSFDAGQNIQLTVINRHLDKATLSKAVSLSPKGDGHDDLRWEYNDLINERLAGGRNNVVTDKYLTIAVEAEDFEHATTTLARLATETIAQLKAVGGCVAERVTGLERVRVLHEILRPGDPFTFTYSHLVGSTETTKDYVAPWLLDFSEHPDMIKLGNEKDSYYQVLCLRQLPPWLSDRLMKELSEVNNELALSVHFSPLDHVEGLDLVKRQIAEMEMQRANELRKARKQGNDEESIPHELVASHQEALELRDQLESSNEKLFSTTIVIGVAGRTREALVEAVEQVRAAGRKHSCTFETLRYMQEDGLNAVLPLGASRLPIARTLTTATVAVMVPFTTQELLQPGGVFYGANAISKNLVVGSRLTTMNGNGFVLGTTGSGKSQFGKGEITQIFLGTDDDIIIVDPEREYPPLGHRLGATTVEVSAGSTACINPMHMDRHANSDDGSPIKLKAEFVLSLCEVLIGGVNGLTPAQRSIIDRCVTRIYGRFLQDKKSLPPTLGTLFEELREQPEDEARSLAVALELYAAGSFAGFAQQTNVDTSNRVMIYDIAQLGSDMKTFGMLVVLESIWAQVQANRARGKRTWLYIDEMHLLFANDYAGAYLQMIYKRARKYGLVPTGLTQNIEELLMSERARLMLANADILVLLNQTATDASTLQGLFHWSDKHRGYFQNVSPGCGLLKMGPVMVPFDSRMPTSTQLYRLFTTKFGEAA; the protein is encoded by the coding sequence GTGCCCAAGCGTAAACGAAACACGGCACAAGCGGCTCTTCAGTACCAGGCTCTGACCGACACGGGCATCTGCGTGCTGGGGGGTGGTCGGTACTCGGTGACCCTCAAGCTTGCGGACATCGACTACCAGCTTGCCACGGAGTCGGAGCAGCATGCTCTTGTTGAGCAGTACGCCCAGCTTGTCAACAGCTTTGACGCAGGTCAGAACATACAGTTGACAGTTATCAACCGTCACCTGGACAAAGCTACCCTGTCTAAGGCAGTCTCCCTCTCCCCAAAGGGAGACGGGCACGATGATCTGCGGTGGGAGTACAACGATCTGATAAACGAGCGCCTGGCGGGTGGTCGTAACAATGTCGTGACTGACAAGTACCTGACCATTGCCGTGGAGGCGGAGGATTTCGAGCACGCCACGACTACGCTTGCGCGCTTGGCTACAGAGACAATCGCACAGCTTAAGGCCGTCGGTGGCTGCGTTGCTGAGCGGGTCACTGGGCTGGAGCGGGTACGTGTGTTGCACGAGATCCTTCGTCCTGGGGATCCCTTCACCTTCACCTACTCACACCTAGTAGGTTCTACTGAGACGACCAAGGACTACGTTGCACCCTGGTTGCTCGACTTCTCCGAGCATCCGGACATGATCAAGCTTGGAAACGAGAAGGACTCGTACTACCAGGTGCTGTGCCTGAGGCAGCTGCCTCCCTGGCTGTCGGACCGCCTGATGAAAGAACTTAGTGAGGTCAACAACGAGCTGGCGCTGTCTGTCCACTTCAGCCCCCTCGATCATGTCGAAGGCCTGGACCTGGTCAAGCGGCAGATCGCCGAGATGGAGATGCAGCGCGCTAACGAGCTGCGCAAGGCACGCAAGCAAGGAAACGATGAGGAGAGCATCCCCCACGAGCTGGTGGCCTCGCACCAGGAGGCTCTGGAACTGCGCGATCAGCTTGAGTCCTCCAACGAAAAACTCTTTTCTACGACGATTGTCATCGGGGTGGCAGGTCGGACGCGCGAGGCTCTGGTGGAGGCGGTGGAACAGGTCCGGGCAGCGGGACGTAAGCACTCCTGCACCTTTGAGACCCTTCGGTACATGCAGGAGGACGGGCTGAACGCCGTCCTTCCGCTGGGCGCCTCGCGCTTGCCGATCGCCCGGACGCTGACGACGGCGACGGTAGCCGTCATGGTGCCTTTCACGACCCAGGAGCTTCTTCAGCCGGGCGGCGTGTTCTATGGTGCGAACGCTATCAGTAAGAACCTGGTCGTCGGCTCGCGACTTACCACCATGAACGGCAACGGCTTCGTGTTGGGCACGACAGGATCAGGGAAGTCGCAGTTCGGCAAGGGCGAGATTACTCAGATCTTCCTGGGAACGGACGACGACATCATTATCGTCGACCCTGAGCGCGAGTACCCGCCTCTGGGGCATCGACTCGGGGCTACCACCGTGGAGGTCAGTGCAGGCTCAACGGCCTGTATCAACCCGATGCACATGGATCGGCATGCAAACTCGGATGACGGAAGCCCGATAAAGCTCAAGGCGGAGTTCGTGCTCTCTCTGTGCGAGGTGCTGATCGGTGGGGTAAACGGATTGACTCCGGCCCAGCGTTCGATCATCGACCGCTGTGTCACACGCATATACGGCCGGTTCCTGCAGGACAAGAAGTCTCTACCACCTACGCTTGGAACCCTCTTCGAGGAGCTGAGAGAGCAGCCTGAGGACGAGGCGCGGTCCCTGGCTGTCGCCCTCGAGCTGTATGCGGCCGGATCGTTCGCAGGCTTTGCGCAGCAGACTAACGTGGACACTTCCAACCGGGTGATGATCTACGACATCGCCCAGTTGGGTTCGGATATGAAGACCTTCGGGATGCTCGTGGTCCTGGAGTCCATTTGGGCGCAGGTTCAGGCCAACCGTGCGCGTGGCAAGAGGACCTGGCTGTACATCGATGAAATGCACCTGCTCTTCGCCAACGACTACGCCGGGGCCTACCTCCAGATGATCTACAAGCGAGCCCGCAAGTACGGGCTGGTGCCTACGGGCCTGACACAGAACATTGAGGAACTGCTTATGAGCGAACGAGCTCGCCTCATGCTCGCTAACGCGGACATCCTGGTGCTGCTCAACCAGACTGCTACGGACGCGAGCACGCTCCAGGGTCTTTTCCACTGGTCTGACAAGCATCGTGGGTACTTCCAGAACGTCTCGCCAGGATGTGGCTTGCTGAAGATGGGGCCGGTCATGGTGCCATTTGATTCCCGTATGCCGACCTCTACTCAGCTCTACCGTTTGTTTACTACAAAGTTCGGGGAGGCGGCTTAA
- a CDS encoding DEAD/DEAH box helicase, translated as MTDLPHASARDLTEVLTSIGARDGRLIHLERTPARPGRTTSWPAWADPALVRAYQHLGIGAPWTHQAAAAESLHAGRHTVIATGTGSGKSLAAWLPALSAVLAAQRANAVSTRISQHGRRPTTLYLSPTKALAADQAAALARLVSEIEAVQGDGAPRTVLTGTCDGDTPLPERDWVRAHADVVLTNPDFLHFSLLPGHERWARLLRSLRYVVVDECHAYRGVLGAHVALVLRRLLRLARRLQPDSPGPTVLCASATAAEPALTAARLIGVAPEQVTAVTDDASPRGEQTLALWQPALKDPWDLWGTALGDCPDPAPGHSPGTSARQQASAAPDHLTEPRPSPGHGCPPEQVVAQAPVPRAGQGPPASAPTALDAANAAAATPHQPGSPDSLPARPPLPDSQDADPAERRSAVTEAAELLTDLLTVGARALVFVRSRRSAEVVAEHTRELLSRSEPRLMDAVAAYRGGYLPEERRALETGLRDGSLRALATTNALELGIDVTGLDAVIIAGWPGTRVSLGQQAGRAGRAGAPGVAVLIASDNPLDAYLVHHPQEVFAGPEATVFDPANPYVLAPHLCAAASEYPLQDSDLPLFGLPDSSLLADLAARGALRRRPTGWYWNTALPGRAQDLTSLRGEGPPDVPIVEAATGTVIGTVDGSRADATVHPGAVYVHQGRVLLVEELTPQAALVRERPALGYRTRARTQSTVRVLAERERQEWGREVTWAFGSVEVTSQVTGFMQLRPPGWEVVSQQPLELPEHKMPTSAVWWTITTEQCQAVGLTPDRLPGALHAAEHAAIGMLPLLATCDRWDIGGLSTALHPDTLSPTVFVHDGHAGGAGFAERGYRAGARWLRATLDVLEQCGCAAGCPSCVQSPKCGNNNEPLDKAGAAVLLSLLLEAAPQP; from the coding sequence ATGACCGACCTGCCACACGCCTCCGCTCGGGACCTCACCGAGGTCCTGACCAGCATCGGCGCGCGTGACGGCAGGCTCATCCACCTGGAACGCACACCCGCCCGCCCCGGCCGGACCACCAGCTGGCCCGCCTGGGCGGACCCGGCCCTGGTCCGCGCCTACCAGCACCTGGGCATCGGCGCCCCCTGGACCCACCAGGCCGCCGCCGCGGAGTCCCTGCACGCTGGCCGTCACACGGTGATCGCCACCGGAACAGGCTCCGGCAAGTCTCTGGCCGCCTGGCTGCCCGCACTCTCCGCGGTCCTGGCCGCACAGCGCGCCAACGCCGTCAGCACCCGCATCAGCCAGCACGGCCGCCGCCCCACCACCTTGTACCTCTCCCCCACCAAGGCCCTGGCCGCCGACCAGGCCGCCGCGCTGGCCCGCCTGGTCAGTGAGATCGAGGCGGTACAGGGCGACGGCGCCCCACGCACCGTCCTCACCGGCACCTGCGACGGCGACACCCCACTGCCGGAGCGGGACTGGGTGCGCGCCCACGCCGACGTCGTCCTGACAAACCCTGACTTCCTGCACTTCTCCCTGCTGCCCGGCCATGAGCGCTGGGCCAGGCTGCTGCGCTCCCTGCGGTACGTGGTGGTGGATGAGTGCCACGCCTACCGGGGCGTGCTGGGCGCGCACGTGGCCCTGGTACTGCGCCGCCTGCTGCGCCTGGCCCGCCGTCTGCAACCAGACTCGCCTGGGCCTACTGTCCTGTGCGCCTCCGCCACCGCCGCCGAACCGGCCCTGACCGCCGCCCGGCTGATCGGCGTCGCCCCCGAGCAGGTCACCGCTGTCACCGACGACGCCTCCCCGCGCGGCGAGCAGACCCTGGCCCTGTGGCAGCCTGCACTCAAGGACCCCTGGGACCTGTGGGGAACAGCGCTTGGAGACTGCCCCGACCCGGCACCGGGACACTCGCCAGGCACCTCAGCCCGCCAGCAGGCCAGTGCGGCCCCAGACCACCTCACCGAGCCCCGCCCGTCCCCTGGGCACGGCTGCCCGCCCGAACAAGTCGTAGCCCAGGCCCCTGTCCCCCGAGCCGGTCAGGGGCCGCCTGCCAGCGCCCCCACGGCCCTCGACGCCGCGAACGCAGCTGCCGCCACCCCTCACCAACCTGGCTCTCCCGACTCGCTGCCTGCCCGGCCACCGCTGCCTGACAGCCAGGACGCCGACCCTGCAGAGCGCCGCTCCGCCGTCACCGAGGCCGCCGAGCTGCTCACCGACCTGCTCACCGTGGGGGCCCGGGCCCTGGTATTCGTACGCTCCCGACGCAGCGCGGAGGTGGTGGCCGAGCACACCCGGGAGCTGCTCTCCCGCAGCGAGCCCCGGCTCATGGACGCCGTCGCCGCCTACCGGGGCGGCTACCTGCCCGAGGAGCGCCGCGCCCTGGAGACCGGCCTGCGCGACGGGAGCCTGCGGGCCCTGGCCACCACCAACGCCCTAGAGCTCGGCATCGACGTCACCGGCCTGGACGCCGTCATCATCGCCGGGTGGCCTGGCACCCGCGTGAGCCTGGGCCAGCAGGCCGGGCGTGCCGGACGCGCCGGTGCCCCCGGCGTCGCCGTCCTGATCGCCAGCGACAACCCCCTGGACGCCTACCTGGTGCACCACCCCCAGGAGGTCTTCGCTGGCCCGGAAGCCACCGTGTTCGACCCGGCCAACCCCTACGTACTCGCCCCGCACCTGTGCGCCGCCGCCTCCGAGTACCCGCTGCAGGACAGCGACCTGCCCCTGTTCGGCCTGCCCGACAGCTCCCTGCTGGCGGACCTGGCCGCACGCGGGGCACTACGACGCCGCCCCACCGGCTGGTACTGGAACACCGCCCTGCCCGGCCGGGCGCAGGACCTCACCAGCCTGCGCGGGGAGGGTCCACCGGACGTGCCCATCGTGGAGGCCGCCACCGGCACGGTTATCGGCACCGTGGACGGGTCGCGGGCCGACGCCACCGTGCACCCAGGGGCCGTGTACGTCCACCAGGGCCGGGTGCTGCTGGTCGAGGAGCTCACGCCCCAGGCTGCGCTGGTCCGTGAGCGCCCCGCCCTGGGGTACCGCACCCGCGCCCGGACCCAGTCGACCGTGCGGGTCCTGGCCGAACGTGAACGCCAGGAGTGGGGTCGCGAGGTGACCTGGGCCTTCGGCTCGGTGGAGGTCACCAGCCAGGTGACGGGCTTCATGCAGCTGCGGCCACCCGGCTGGGAGGTGGTGTCCCAGCAGCCCCTGGAGCTGCCCGAGCACAAGATGCCCACCTCCGCCGTGTGGTGGACCATCACCACCGAGCAGTGCCAGGCGGTGGGACTCACCCCAGACCGCCTCCCTGGGGCCCTGCACGCCGCCGAGCACGCCGCCATCGGGATGCTGCCCCTGCTCGCCACCTGTGACCGCTGGGACATCGGCGGCCTGTCCACCGCGCTGCACCCGGACACCCTGAGCCCCACCGTGTTCGTGCACGACGGCCACGCCGGTGGAGCCGGATTCGCGGAGCGCGGCTACCGGGCCGGGGCTCGCTGGCTGCGCGCCACCCTAGACGTCCTGGAGCAGTGCGGCTGCGCGGCTGGCTGCCCCTCATGCGTGCAGTCCCCCAAGTGCGGCAACAACAACGAGCCCTTGGACAAGGCCGGGGCCGCCGTGCTGCTGTCCCTCCTGCTGGAGGCCGCGCCCCAGCCCTGA
- a CDS encoding sensor histidine kinase: MSPEITTSLTLLLALLLLAATAAAVQQRRQVSIARTEAEQLRSQARERSTPRDVLAHEIRTPLSLIRGSAELLAEETPGELNDVQRRFVTTIIENCEQAIGMAEDFLTQARLDHELFSLHLGKVELRALVRTLVQEMRRSSPVPIRLEAHGAPVRIVADARLLRQAIANTVTNSVRHAGEQATVTVSVSCADDTALVAVSDDGSGMTVEQKRSLFTPYSSENSLDAPASRGVGLGMVITRQVMGLHGGEVLIDTMTARGTTIYLSLPVRGPVRSGQEPPGPAQPGPHPGPQAGSQRTQ; this comes from the coding sequence ATGAGCCCTGAGATCACCACCAGCCTGACCCTGCTCCTGGCCCTGCTGCTCCTCGCCGCCACCGCCGCCGCCGTGCAACAGCGCCGCCAGGTGTCCATCGCCCGCACCGAGGCGGAGCAGCTGCGCAGCCAGGCCCGCGAGCGCTCCACCCCACGTGACGTCCTGGCCCACGAGATCCGCACGCCCCTGTCCTTGATCCGAGGCTCGGCCGAGCTGCTGGCGGAGGAGACCCCCGGCGAGCTCAATGACGTGCAGCGCCGCTTCGTGACCACGATTATTGAGAACTGTGAGCAGGCCATCGGCATGGCGGAGGACTTCCTGACCCAGGCCCGCCTGGACCATGAGCTGTTCTCCCTGCACCTGGGCAAGGTGGAGCTGCGCGCCCTGGTGCGCACGCTGGTGCAGGAGATGCGCCGTTCCAGCCCGGTGCCGATCCGGCTGGAGGCTCACGGGGCGCCGGTGCGGATCGTGGCGGACGCCCGTCTGCTGCGGCAGGCGATAGCGAACACGGTCACCAACTCGGTGCGGCACGCGGGAGAGCAGGCCACGGTCACGGTGAGTGTCAGCTGTGCGGACGATACCGCCCTGGTGGCGGTCTCCGACGACGGCAGCGGCATGACCGTGGAGCAGAAGCGCTCCCTGTTCACCCCGTACAGCTCGGAGAACTCCCTGGACGCGCCAGCCAGCCGGGGCGTGGGCCTGGGCATGGTCATCACCCGCCAGGTCATGGGCCTGCACGGTGGTGAGGTGCTGATCGACACCATGACGGCGCGGGGCACCACGATCTACCTGTCGTTGCCGGTGCGCGGCCCGGTCCGCTCGGGACAGGAGCCGCCGGGGCCTGCGCAGCCGGGTCCACATCCCGGCCCACAGGCAGGCTCGCAGCGGACACAATAG
- a CDS encoding zeta toxin family protein: MAERGSAPVAIVLAGPPGAGKSTSFNDVFARRDNAVTAGMDRSDFVVIDADEIKARLLDAARADGSLEAEIKPPVVRDLESRGEVFSSLDLSSLVHEESSMIAKMVRDDAISQRKHLVLDQVCSSMAKTAEVVNRLDAAGYSVRVVEIHATREFSLESTFGRYVDAAARGQVARRVPTEAVKSVFNADGTSKPRRAVEALLTAVPSKVSEYRRYDARELAKPPVLVEVGVRVADGRVLRRTVADPELGTPLRKKTKAEVLAAQRDRARSLLDKSGGSQPGIQRGCGSRGS; the protein is encoded by the coding sequence ATGGCGGAGCGAGGTTCGGCGCCTGTGGCGATCGTGCTTGCTGGTCCTCCCGGGGCAGGCAAGTCCACCAGCTTCAACGACGTGTTTGCCCGTAGGGACAACGCGGTTACCGCTGGCATGGACCGTAGTGACTTCGTGGTCATTGACGCTGACGAGATCAAGGCCCGTTTGCTGGACGCGGCTCGGGCGGACGGCTCGCTTGAGGCTGAGATCAAGCCGCCGGTGGTGCGTGACCTTGAGTCTCGTGGTGAGGTGTTCTCCTCCTTGGACCTGTCCTCACTGGTCCACGAGGAGTCCTCCATGATCGCGAAGATGGTGCGTGATGATGCCATCAGCCAGCGGAAGCACCTTGTGCTCGATCAGGTGTGCTCTTCCATGGCTAAGACGGCTGAGGTCGTGAACAGGCTGGACGCGGCGGGCTACTCGGTGAGAGTCGTCGAGATTCATGCGACGCGTGAGTTCTCCCTGGAGTCCACCTTCGGCCGCTACGTCGACGCGGCCGCACGCGGCCAGGTCGCGCGCCGGGTGCCTACGGAGGCGGTAAAGTCTGTTTTCAACGCGGACGGCACCTCAAAGCCGCGGCGGGCCGTCGAGGCCCTTCTGACGGCCGTGCCGTCGAAGGTCAGTGAGTATAGACGCTACGACGCACGCGAGCTTGCCAAGCCTCCGGTCCTTGTGGAGGTAGGGGTGCGTGTGGCTGACGGGCGCGTGTTACGCCGGACTGTGGCTGATCCTGAGCTTGGTACGCCTCTGCGCAAGAAAACTAAGGCGGAGGTGCTGGCTGCTCAGCGGGACAGGGCTCGATCGCTGCTGGACAAGAGCGGCGGCTCGCAACCCGGTATCCAGCGCGGGTGTGGTTCGCGAGGCAGTTGA
- a CDS encoding ABC transporter substrate-binding protein: MFTNRKVGVLLSGAATVSLLLSACAGTPSNSSGTGGGGEAGAGDSITVACGAMEDLCQAWTDAFTKKTGIKATYVRLSSGETVARLASAKSNPEFDVWHGGPVDGYGEAVNQGLLEAYSSPEAAAIPDKYKDASGNWTGVYIGALGFCSNKSALDKLGVEVPDSWDDLLDPKLKGQISTAHPSTSGTAFTTLWTQVTRLDGEDAGLDYMKQMHGNVLQYSKSGTAPGQIAGRGEAAVGLVFSHDCVKYQEEGMTDLVVSFPQEGTGYEVGGVGLVAGSKHKSAAQQYIDFAISTEAQNIGQTVGAYQALTHPQANVSDKMVRLDSLTLVDYDFAKASEAKPNLTKRFDDEIAAKPKE; encoded by the coding sequence ATGTTCACCAACCGCAAGGTCGGCGTTCTACTGTCCGGGGCGGCCACCGTGAGCCTGCTCCTGTCCGCCTGTGCCGGCACCCCCTCTAACAGCTCTGGCACCGGAGGCGGAGGTGAGGCCGGTGCCGGGGACTCCATCACGGTGGCCTGCGGCGCCATGGAGGACCTGTGCCAGGCCTGGACCGACGCCTTCACCAAGAAGACCGGCATCAAGGCCACCTACGTGCGCCTGTCCTCCGGTGAGACCGTCGCCCGCCTGGCCTCCGCCAAGTCCAACCCGGAGTTCGACGTCTGGCACGGCGGCCCCGTGGACGGCTACGGCGAGGCCGTCAACCAGGGGCTGCTGGAGGCCTACTCCTCCCCGGAGGCCGCCGCGATCCCGGACAAGTACAAGGACGCCTCCGGCAACTGGACCGGCGTGTACATCGGCGCCCTGGGCTTCTGCTCCAACAAGTCCGCGCTGGACAAGCTGGGGGTGGAGGTGCCTGACTCCTGGGACGACCTGCTGGACCCCAAGCTCAAGGGCCAGATCTCCACGGCCCACCCCTCCACCTCCGGCACCGCCTTCACCACCCTGTGGACCCAGGTGACCCGCCTGGACGGGGAGGACGCCGGCCTGGACTACATGAAGCAGATGCACGGCAACGTCCTGCAGTACTCCAAGTCCGGCACGGCCCCCGGCCAGATCGCCGGGCGGGGTGAGGCCGCCGTCGGCCTGGTCTTCTCCCACGACTGCGTGAAGTACCAGGAGGAGGGCATGACCGACCTGGTGGTGTCCTTCCCCCAGGAGGGGACCGGCTACGAGGTAGGTGGCGTGGGGCTGGTAGCCGGCTCCAAGCACAAGAGCGCCGCCCAGCAGTACATCGACTTCGCGATCTCCACCGAGGCCCAGAACATCGGGCAGACCGTGGGCGCCTACCAGGCCCTGACCCACCCCCAGGCCAACGTGTCCGACAAGATGGTCCGGCTCGACTCCCTGACCCTGGTGGACTACGACTTCGCCAAGGCCTCAGAGGCCAAGCCGAACCTCACCAAGCGCTTCGACGACGAGATCGCCGCCAAGCCCAAGGAGTAA